The following are encoded together in the Sporomusaceae bacterium genome:
- a CDS encoding PQQ-dependent sugar dehydrogenase has protein sequence MFIRKTIVTVLTALALVALLAGCGRAQSRLDQIQLPPGFAISLYAGGLEGARSLALAPGGVVFVGSRGTGAVWALVDENRDGVAETTLTIAAGLDAPNGVAFRDGALYVAENSRILRYDDILANLRTPPAPVVVNDTFPSERHHGWKFIAFGPGGKLYVPVGAPCNICESADPRFASILRLNPDGSGLEIFAHGVRNTVGFDWDPATRELWFTDNGRDWLGDDQPPDELNHAPRPGMHFGYPHYYADNRPDPEFKTHPDPAGMTPPAQQLGAHVAALGMRFYTGSLFPAEYRGQIFIAEHGSWNRSAPAGYRITLVRLQDGRPASYEVFAHGWLQGVEAWGRPVDLLVMEDGAMLVSDDRAGAIYRITYR, from the coding sequence ATGTTTATCCGCAAGACGATCGTCACCGTCCTGACCGCCCTTGCCCTTGTCGCCCTCCTCGCCGGCTGCGGCCGCGCCCAATCCCGCCTCGACCAGATCCAGCTTCCCCCCGGTTTCGCCATCAGCCTGTACGCCGGCGGCCTCGAAGGCGCCCGGTCTCTCGCCCTCGCCCCTGGCGGCGTCGTCTTCGTCGGCTCCCGCGGCACCGGCGCCGTCTGGGCCCTCGTCGACGAAAACCGCGACGGCGTCGCCGAAACCACCCTCACAATCGCCGCCGGCCTCGACGCCCCTAACGGCGTCGCCTTCAGGGACGGCGCCCTCTATGTCGCCGAAAACAGCCGCATCCTCCGCTACGACGACATCCTCGCCAACCTCCGCACCCCGCCCGCCCCCGTCGTCGTCAACGACACCTTCCCCAGCGAGCGCCACCACGGCTGGAAATTCATCGCCTTCGGCCCCGGCGGCAAGCTCTACGTACCCGTCGGCGCCCCCTGCAACATCTGCGAAAGCGCCGACCCCCGCTTCGCATCCATCCTCCGCCTCAATCCCGACGGCTCCGGCCTCGAAATCTTCGCCCACGGCGTCCGCAACACCGTCGGCTTCGACTGGGACCCCGCCACCCGCGAACTGTGGTTCACCGACAACGGTCGGGACTGGCTGGGCGACGACCAGCCCCCCGACGAACTCAACCACGCCCCGCGGCCGGGGATGCACTTCGGCTACCCCCACTACTACGCCGATAATCGGCCCGACCCCGAATTCAAAACCCACCCCGACCCCGCCGGCATGACCCCGCCCGCCCAGCAGCTCGGCGCCCACGTCGCCGCCCTCGGCATGCGCTTCTACACCGGGTCCCTCTTCCCGGCCGAATACCGCGGCCAGATATTCATCGCCGAACACGGCTCCTGGAACCGTTCCGCCCCCGCCGGCTACCGCATCACCCTCGTCCGCCTCCAAGACGGCCGCCCCGCATCCTACGAAGTCTTCGCCCACGGCTGGCTGCAAGGCGTCGAAGCCTGGGGCCGCCCCGTCGACCTGCTGGTCATGGAGGACGGCGCGATGCTCGTATCAGATGATCGAGCGGGAGCTATATACCGTATTACATACCGTTAA
- the nuoB gene encoding NADH-quinone oxidoreductase subunit NuoB, with protein sequence MLKILQKIMAVGTVTEAWDAGPTPERFRGRVEPAGGSCASCGACLAACPVGAIEKDGDSITVNQRACIFCGRCVERCERGLLTQTGDYKLAELGGQLLGEAVRAGITRTLGRSLHVRHLDVGSCNACDFELNQLLGPVYDLQQYGVDFVASPRHADLLMVTGVVTRNLTQALLMTYEATPAPRLVMAVGACAAAGRTFGAKNYAVRGGADALVPVDIYVPGCPPRPQALLYGILLALGRIEKA encoded by the coding sequence ATGCTGAAGATATTGCAGAAGATAATGGCTGTGGGCACGGTGACGGAGGCGTGGGACGCCGGACCGACGCCGGAGCGCTTCCGCGGCCGGGTTGAGCCGGCGGGCGGGTCGTGCGCGTCCTGCGGGGCGTGCCTGGCTGCCTGCCCGGTCGGGGCGATCGAAAAAGACGGGGACAGTATAACGGTGAATCAGCGGGCGTGCATTTTCTGCGGCCGCTGTGTGGAGCGGTGCGAGCGCGGGCTGCTGACCCAGACGGGCGATTATAAGTTGGCCGAACTGGGCGGACAGTTGCTGGGCGAGGCGGTGCGGGCGGGGATTACCCGGACGCTCGGCCGGTCGCTGCATGTGCGCCACCTGGATGTGGGGTCTTGTAACGCGTGCGATTTCGAGCTGAATCAACTGCTGGGGCCGGTGTACGATTTGCAGCAGTACGGCGTCGATTTCGTGGCGTCGCCGCGCCACGCCGATCTGCTGATGGTGACGGGGGTGGTGACGCGCAACCTGACCCAGGCGCTGCTGATGACGTATGAGGCGACACCCGCGCCGCGGCTGGTGATGGCGGTGGGGGCGTGCGCGGCCGCGGGCCGGACATTCGGCGCGAAGAATTACGCGGTGCGCGGCGGCGCGGACGCGCTGGTGCCGGTGGATATTTACGTGCCCGGCTGCCCGCCCAGGCCGCAGGCGCTGTTGTACGGGATTCTTTTAGCCCTGGGAAGAATCGAAAAGGCATAG
- a CDS encoding NADH-quinone oxidoreductase subunit C: MDKTFVVKGNNLRAAANACASRSRHGLVAMFACDERAMSGCYAVYCLFDGRQPDGLVTVKGLVPADGPLEFPSLTPVLPAAAWYEREIYDMFGLKPVGHPELRPLVLHENWPAGLYPLRKDFDPGQEVPDAGKPFPMLHAHGEGVFEVPVGPIHAGIIEPGHFRFSQAGENIIRLDAKLFFTHRGIEKAVEGLTPDAAFPMVERICGVCGVSHALSFSQALEGLTGTVIPPRARWIRVLTAELERLYNHVGDIGNLSAGMGFQVAVSNGSRLKESLLRLNEAVTGNRYLRGMVAPGGVAMDVTAELRDEIAAALERFEPDFASLVGLMKENDAFLDRVDTTGIVPFAAARDLGVVGVAARASGVDWDMRRDKPYGGYDELDFAVPVHRSGDVAARLWVRVDEVPQTVRLIRQALERIAAAGPELAAAVPPAPAWSTGAGWSESARGANLHWLMMGEDNTIWRYFARSASYPNWPALTVAAPGNIIPDFPLVNKSFELCYACLDR; this comes from the coding sequence ATGGATAAGACTTTTGTCGTCAAGGGGAACAATCTGCGGGCGGCGGCCAACGCGTGCGCGAGCCGCAGCCGCCACGGGCTGGTGGCGATGTTTGCCTGCGACGAGCGGGCCATGTCGGGCTGCTACGCGGTGTACTGCCTGTTCGACGGCCGCCAGCCTGACGGGCTGGTGACGGTGAAGGGGCTGGTGCCGGCGGACGGGCCGCTGGAGTTTCCGTCGCTGACGCCGGTGCTTCCGGCGGCGGCCTGGTATGAGCGCGAGATTTACGATATGTTCGGCCTGAAGCCGGTCGGGCACCCGGAGCTTCGGCCGCTGGTGCTGCACGAGAACTGGCCGGCGGGGCTTTATCCGCTGCGCAAGGATTTCGACCCCGGTCAGGAGGTGCCTGACGCGGGCAAGCCGTTCCCGATGCTGCACGCCCACGGCGAGGGGGTTTTCGAGGTGCCGGTGGGCCCCATCCACGCGGGCATCATCGAGCCGGGCCATTTCCGCTTCAGCCAGGCGGGGGAGAATATCATCCGCCTGGACGCGAAGCTGTTTTTCACCCACCGCGGCATCGAGAAGGCGGTGGAGGGGCTGACGCCGGATGCGGCTTTCCCGATGGTGGAGAGGATCTGCGGGGTGTGCGGCGTGTCGCACGCGCTGTCGTTTTCGCAGGCGCTGGAGGGACTGACGGGGACGGTAATCCCGCCGCGGGCCAGGTGGATAAGGGTGCTGACGGCTGAGCTGGAGCGCCTTTACAATCATGTGGGCGATATCGGCAATCTGAGCGCGGGCATGGGCTTCCAGGTGGCGGTGAGCAACGGCTCCCGCCTGAAGGAGAGCCTGCTGCGCCTGAACGAGGCTGTGACCGGCAACCGCTACCTGCGGGGCATGGTGGCGCCGGGCGGGGTGGCGATGGATGTGACGGCGGAGCTGCGGGACGAGATAGCGGCTGCGTTGGAGCGGTTCGAGCCCGATTTCGCCTCGCTGGTCGGCCTGATGAAGGAGAACGATGCCTTCCTCGACCGTGTCGATACTACGGGGATAGTGCCGTTCGCCGCGGCCCGCGATCTGGGCGTGGTAGGGGTGGCGGCCCGGGCGTCGGGGGTGGACTGGGATATGCGCCGCGATAAGCCGTACGGCGGCTACGACGAGCTGGATTTCGCCGTGCCGGTCCACCGCAGCGGCGATGTGGCTGCCCGCCTGTGGGTGCGGGTGGATGAGGTGCCGCAGACGGTGCGGCTCATCCGCCAGGCGCTGGAGAGGATCGCGGCGGCCGGCCCCGAGCTGGCGGCGGCGGTACCGCCGGCGCCGGCGTGGAGCACGGGCGCGGGCTGGAGCGAATCGGCCCGCGGCGCGAACCTGCACTGGCTGATGATGGGCGAGGATAATACGATCTGGCGCTATTTCGCCCGGTCGGCGTCTTATCCGAACTGGCCGGCGCTTACGGTGGCGGCTCCGGGTAACATTATCCCCGATTTCCCGCTGGTCAACAAGAGCTTCGAGCTCTGCTACGCCTGCCTGGACCGTTAG
- a CDS encoding hydrogenase 4 subunit F codes for MYELIVLALGLPVVTAFASLATRQRGLLKVMNVASSLATCGLVFAIAAGVLRDGPFAWRWLYVDALSVLLLVVVGVLTFTATLFSVSYMETEANEGHVRPGLLGGYYALLQLFAFTMLAVLVVENLGLMWVGVEATTLASTLLVAFYFNRSALEAAWKYVMVCNVGILFALLGTILLYYAQLSAGGGGAALSRAALEALSGRLDPFLVKLAFVFILIGYGTKAGLAPMHTWLPDAHSQAPSPVSGLLSGALLSCALYVLIRNLGIVTAVLGSGFVQAALLLFGVLSVAVAVPFMLVQHDIKRLLAYSSVEHVGIVSFGLGIGTPLALYGAAFHILNHAVAKSALFYLAGIISQRYRTKHVMRIRGMLAAMPAVGAMFLVAVLAIVGTPPLNVFFSKFAIVAAAFAAGRPVLGAVLLLLLAGVFAGMMYYTTRMVFGAAPGGLSPTPPGACALAAVALSLAWVVGTGLYMPPVLDELLTRAAAQMFAATGGL; via the coding sequence ATGTACGAATTGATCGTGCTTGCCCTCGGGCTGCCTGTGGTGACGGCGTTCGCGAGCCTGGCCACGCGCCAGCGGGGGCTTTTGAAGGTGATGAATGTGGCCAGCAGCCTGGCGACCTGCGGGCTGGTGTTCGCGATTGCGGCGGGTGTGCTGCGGGACGGCCCCTTTGCGTGGCGGTGGCTGTATGTTGACGCGCTTAGCGTGCTGCTGCTGGTGGTGGTCGGGGTGCTGACTTTTACGGCGACGCTGTTTTCGGTGTCGTATATGGAAACCGAGGCGAACGAGGGCCATGTGCGGCCGGGGCTGCTGGGCGGCTATTACGCGCTGCTGCAGCTGTTCGCGTTTACGATGCTGGCGGTGCTGGTGGTGGAGAACCTCGGCCTGATGTGGGTGGGGGTGGAGGCGACGACGCTGGCTTCGACGCTGCTGGTGGCCTTTTATTTCAACCGTTCGGCGCTGGAGGCGGCCTGGAAGTATGTGATGGTGTGCAATGTGGGCATTCTGTTCGCGCTGCTGGGGACGATTCTGCTGTACTACGCGCAGCTGAGCGCGGGGGGCGGCGGGGCGGCCCTGAGCCGGGCGGCCCTGGAGGCTTTGAGCGGCCGGCTCGATCCTTTCCTGGTGAAGCTGGCGTTCGTGTTTATCCTGATCGGCTACGGGACGAAGGCCGGCCTGGCGCCGATGCATACCTGGCTGCCGGATGCCCACAGCCAGGCGCCGTCGCCGGTGAGCGGCCTGCTGTCGGGAGCGCTGTTAAGCTGCGCGCTGTATGTGCTGATCCGCAATCTGGGTATCGTTACGGCGGTGCTGGGGAGCGGGTTCGTGCAGGCGGCCCTGCTGCTGTTCGGGGTGCTGTCGGTGGCGGTGGCGGTGCCGTTTATGCTGGTGCAGCACGATATTAAAAGGCTACTGGCGTATTCGAGCGTGGAGCATGTCGGCATCGTGAGCTTCGGCTTAGGGATAGGCACGCCGCTGGCGCTGTACGGGGCGGCTTTTCACATCCTCAACCACGCGGTGGCGAAGTCGGCGCTCTTTTATCTGGCCGGCATTATCAGCCAGCGGTACCGCACGAAGCATGTGATGCGCATCCGCGGGATGCTGGCGGCGATGCCGGCGGTGGGGGCGATGTTTTTGGTGGCGGTGCTGGCGATCGTGGGCACGCCGCCGCTGAATGTGTTTTTCAGCAAGTTTGCGATTGTGGCCGCGGCGTTCGCCGCCGGCAGGCCGGTGCTGGGCGCGGTGCTGCTGCTGCTGCTGGCCGGGGTGTTCGCGGGTATGATGTATTATACGACCCGGATGGTGTTCGGCGCGGCGCCGGGCGGCTTGTCGCCTACGCCGCCGGGGGCGTGCGCGCTGGCGGCGGTGGCTCTGTCGCTGGCGTGGGTGGTCGGCACCGGCCTGTATATGCCGCCGGTGCTGGACGAGCTGCTTACCAGGGCGGCGGCGCAGATGTTCGCCGCTACGGGAGGGCTGTAA
- a CDS encoding hydrogenase, whose translation MEILAVLLLISVFVLTRTTRLSTAVHILLAQSAVVAAACAVAGWQAGEVHMFAAALLTVVIKAGLIPYALLRLVRLLKREREVNPVVGPNGSSLAAVAAMVLAYGLIERALPAVVSRDAVATAVALVLIGLFLIITRRQAIMQIVGLITVENGLYLLGLSTTRGLPLIIELGIFFDVLVMVTVMVILTFRLKRSFQTTDTSILKRLKG comes from the coding sequence ATGGAGATTCTCGCTGTTTTGCTGCTGATATCGGTGTTTGTGCTGACGAGGACGACGCGGCTGTCGACGGCGGTGCATATCCTGCTGGCCCAGTCGGCGGTGGTGGCTGCGGCCTGCGCGGTGGCCGGCTGGCAGGCGGGCGAGGTGCATATGTTCGCGGCGGCGCTGCTGACGGTGGTGATAAAAGCCGGGCTGATCCCTTACGCGCTGCTGCGCCTGGTGCGCCTGCTGAAACGCGAGCGGGAGGTCAACCCGGTGGTCGGCCCCAACGGTTCTTCGCTGGCGGCGGTGGCCGCGATGGTGCTGGCGTACGGTCTGATCGAGCGGGCGCTGCCGGCGGTGGTCAGCCGCGACGCGGTGGCGACGGCGGTGGCGCTGGTGCTGATCGGGCTGTTCCTGATTATTACGCGGCGGCAGGCGATCATGCAGATCGTCGGCCTGATTACGGTGGAGAACGGGCTGTATCTGCTGGGACTGTCGACGACCCGCGGCCTGCCGCTGATCATTGAGCTGGGGATTTTCTTCGATGTGCTGGTGATGGTGACGGTGATGGTCATTCTGACTTTCCGCCTGAAACGGTCTTTCCAGACGACCGATACGAGTATATTGAAAAGGTTGAAGGGTTGA